A portion of the Falco naumanni isolate bFalNau1 chromosome 9, bFalNau1.pat, whole genome shotgun sequence genome contains these proteins:
- the NPS gene encoding LOW QUALITY PROTEIN: neuropeptide S (The sequence of the model RefSeq protein was modified relative to this genomic sequence to represent the inferred CDS: substituted 1 base at 1 genomic stop codon) — protein sequence SVFLXSLCRLNFVFILWISMILLCSSYPVVPSTSSNPFYLNCQLYGKSDYCLVLLNNCLAKVGRNEELAFLKPYLEMPFNKRSFRNGVGSGIKKTSFRRAKS from the exons tcagtttttctttgaagtctATGCAGgttaaactttgttttcattctttggaTCTCAATGATACTCCTGTGCTCGAGTTACCCAGTTGTCCCTTCCACG agCAGCAATCCTTTTTATTTGAATTGCCAGCTGTATGGAAAATCTGATTACTGCCTCGTCCTGCTGAATAACTGCTTAGCCAAGGTGGGCAGGAACGAAGAACTGGCTTTTTTAAAGCCTTACCTGGAGATGCCTTTCAATAAACGGTCCTTTCGCAACGGTGTTGGatcaggaattaaaaaaacttcCTTTCGAAGAGCAAAGTCATAA